A genomic region of Ferviditalea candida contains the following coding sequences:
- the dnaI gene encoding primosomal protein DnaI, with amino-acid sequence MESLSDLLKSLPIGAFVEQAEIKKRQILSDPLIQKLKSRHPELDDAILEKHLNRLYQYLTEYKSCVKCPGLDVCPNDFQGHYTRLSVENIGGSIQLFDHKVSCKKLLAKQSQDAIRKRIHSFYIDETALSRGYDIDEIIHIDAERTKSVKEIMKYIILTKEHGLQTKGLYLTGGFGTGKTFLMCYMLYELAKIGLSGVIVYMPEFVEDLKAMFSEPMKLKETIELMRESDLLIFDDIGAENLNPWVRDHVMGSILNYRMNRKPTFFTSNYDLDALEKHFSFTNKDGEEEYKGQRIMDRIRPFVDAIEVNGSNKRGL; translated from the coding sequence GTGGAATCATTGTCCGATTTATTGAAGAGTCTGCCGATAGGAGCGTTTGTTGAGCAGGCGGAGATCAAAAAACGCCAGATCCTGAGCGATCCTTTGATCCAAAAATTAAAAAGCAGGCATCCGGAATTGGACGACGCCATCCTGGAGAAGCACCTGAACCGTCTGTATCAATATTTGACGGAGTATAAAAGCTGCGTGAAATGCCCGGGGCTGGACGTGTGCCCCAATGATTTTCAAGGGCACTATACGCGGCTGTCGGTGGAAAATATCGGCGGCTCGATTCAGCTTTTTGATCATAAGGTGTCCTGCAAAAAGCTGCTGGCGAAACAATCGCAGGACGCTATCCGCAAGCGGATCCACAGCTTTTACATTGATGAGACGGCGTTAAGCCGGGGATACGACATTGATGAAATCATTCACATTGATGCAGAACGAACCAAGTCGGTAAAAGAAATCATGAAATACATCATTCTGACGAAAGAGCATGGTTTGCAGACGAAAGGCTTGTATTTAACCGGAGGCTTCGGTACCGGCAAAACCTTTTTGATGTGCTATATGCTGTACGAGCTGGCGAAAATCGGCCTTTCCGGAGTTATCGTGTATATGCCGGAATTCGTCGAGGATCTCAAGGCGATGTTCTCCGAGCCGATGAAATTGAAGGAAACGATCGAGCTGATGAGGGAAAGCGATCTGCTGATTTTTGACGATATCGGTGCGGAAAATCTGAACCCTTGGGTAAGGGATCATGTCATGGGCTCCATCCTGAATTACCGCATGAACCGCAAGCCGACGTTCTTTACTTCGAATTATGATCTGGACGCGCTGGAAAAGCATTTCAGCTTCACCAACAAGGACGGGGAGGAAGAATACAAGGGACAGCGGATCATGGACCGGATTCGCCCGTTCGTGGATGCGATCGAAGTCAACGGCTCCAACAAAAGAGGACTGTAG
- the uvrC gene encoding excinuclease ABC subunit UvrC — protein sequence MEKRTDARKAGLDSIRHKLSLLPEKPGCYLMKNKEGRIIYVGKAKVLRNRVRSYFTGSHDAKTQHLVQEIHDFEYIVTASNMEALILECNLIKQHAPRYNVLLKDDKSFPYIKISADEHPRLEVTRKIKKDKGKYFGPYPNAFAAQQTKKLLDRLYPLRKCGTIPDRVCLYYHLGQCLAPCEYEVGRETNERMVQEIIRFLNGGEEEIKRELTQKMHAAAEELNFERARELRDLVANINLVMEKQTITMNDATDRDVFGYAVDKGWMCVQILYMRQGKMIERHASVFPYYGGAYEDFMSYVTQYYSDNPALPKEIFLPEPGAAEIGKQAALVEGDASGKAANADTNTGEDAASTDAGIAAQAEEPADFKEAMEDWLKVKVRFPRRGLKKKMVDMAVDNARVALEEKFRMLEKDAERTVKAVENLGTWLGTGMIRRIEAFDNSNIQGTDPVSAMVVFIDGKPERKEYRKYKIRTVQGADDVGTMREVVRRRYERVLKENLPLPDLVVIDGGKGQIAAAVDVLENELGLYIPVCGLAKDARHRTAQLLMGDPPEAVPIPRDSQEFYLLQRIQDEVHRFAVTFHRQTREKSMVSSRLDSIPGIGEKRRKRLLKHFGSLKKIKEASLEDFRPLGLGDALVKRIMESFREEAEGGDASS from the coding sequence ATGGAAAAGCGCACCGACGCGCGCAAAGCGGGACTGGATTCGATCAGGCACAAGCTTTCCCTGCTGCCCGAAAAACCGGGCTGCTATTTGATGAAAAACAAAGAGGGAAGGATCATTTACGTCGGTAAGGCCAAGGTGCTGAGAAACCGGGTAAGATCTTACTTTACCGGAAGTCACGACGCCAAGACCCAGCACCTTGTCCAGGAAATTCACGACTTTGAATATATCGTCACGGCCAGCAATATGGAAGCGCTCATTCTCGAATGCAATTTGATCAAGCAGCACGCGCCCCGCTACAACGTACTGTTGAAGGACGACAAGTCGTTTCCGTATATCAAGATCAGCGCGGATGAGCATCCCCGTCTGGAAGTGACGCGAAAGATCAAAAAAGACAAGGGCAAATATTTCGGGCCGTATCCGAACGCTTTTGCCGCGCAGCAGACCAAGAAGCTGCTGGACCGGTTGTATCCGCTGCGCAAATGCGGCACAATCCCGGACCGCGTATGCCTGTACTATCATTTGGGACAGTGTTTGGCTCCCTGTGAATATGAAGTGGGCAGAGAAACCAATGAACGCATGGTTCAGGAGATCATCCGTTTTCTGAACGGCGGAGAGGAAGAGATCAAGCGGGAATTGACGCAAAAGATGCATGCAGCGGCCGAGGAATTGAATTTTGAACGAGCGAGAGAATTAAGGGATCTGGTTGCGAATATCAATTTGGTCATGGAAAAACAGACGATCACCATGAACGATGCGACAGATCGTGACGTTTTTGGATACGCCGTCGACAAGGGCTGGATGTGCGTGCAGATTTTATATATGAGACAGGGCAAAATGATCGAGCGGCATGCTTCTGTATTTCCTTATTATGGTGGGGCTTATGAGGATTTCATGTCCTATGTGACGCAGTATTACAGCGACAATCCCGCTCTGCCCAAGGAAATTTTTCTGCCTGAACCGGGGGCTGCGGAAATCGGGAAGCAAGCGGCGCTTGTTGAGGGTGATGCCTCCGGGAAAGCGGCGAATGCCGACACCAACACCGGGGAAGATGCCGCGAGTACGGACGCCGGGATTGCCGCGCAAGCGGAGGAACCCGCCGATTTCAAAGAAGCGATGGAAGATTGGCTGAAGGTGAAGGTACGGTTTCCCAGGCGGGGGCTTAAAAAGAAAATGGTCGACATGGCGGTGGATAACGCACGCGTGGCCTTGGAGGAAAAGTTCCGGATGTTGGAGAAGGATGCGGAGCGGACGGTCAAGGCCGTGGAAAATCTGGGCACCTGGCTGGGAACCGGAATGATCCGGCGAATTGAAGCGTTCGACAACTCCAACATTCAAGGGACTGATCCGGTATCGGCCATGGTTGTGTTCATCGACGGGAAGCCTGAACGTAAAGAATACCGGAAATACAAGATCCGGACGGTGCAAGGTGCCGATGACGTAGGCACGATGCGGGAGGTGGTGCGGAGACGTTACGAACGGGTGCTGAAGGAAAATTTGCCGCTACCCGATCTGGTGGTCATCGACGGAGGAAAAGGGCAGATTGCGGCAGCGGTGGATGTGCTGGAAAACGAATTGGGCTTGTACATTCCGGTTTGCGGTTTGGCCAAGGATGCCCGGCATCGGACCGCCCAGCTGCTGATGGGGGATCCTCCCGAGGCAGTGCCGATTCCGCGGGACAGTCAGGAATTTTATTTGCTTCAGCGGATCCAGGATGAAGTGCACCGATTTGCCGTCACCTTTCACCGGCAGACAAGGGAGAAGTCGATGGTGTCCTCCCGGCTGGACAGCATTCCGGGTATCGGGGAGAAACGCAGAAAGCGGCTGTTGAAGCATTTCGGAAGCTTGAAAAAAATCAAAGAGGCCTCCTTAGAGGACTTCAGGCCTCTGGGATTGGGCGACGCGCTGGTGAAACGCATCATGGAATCATTTCGGGAGGAAGCAGAGGGCGGGGACGCTTCTTCATAA
- a CDS encoding YqzM family protein: MSETRNPELHVNEEPRNDSMDIGVGFGAMFTFILVVTIIATVVEVLTR; encoded by the coding sequence ATGAGCGAAACGAGAAATCCGGAACTTCACGTAAACGAAGAACCCCGCAACGATTCCATGGATATTGGCGTCGGATTCGGGGCTATGTTCACTTTCATACTGGTTGTCACCATCATCGCCACCGTTGTTGAAGTTTTGACTCGATAA
- a CDS encoding alpha/beta fold hydrolase: protein MKPMPVAEINGAKIHYHVKGNGLPIVFIHPPVVTSANFQYQSAQLSDGCKVILFDIRGHGMSEASEAPLTYSLIAEDIKQLLDFLGEERAYVCGYSTGGSIALEFMLKYPQRCLGGILISGMSEMSDWLNRSRIQLGMAACTARANRALARAIALGNADNSVTYANLFRTAVRGNIRKWREYYRYSLIYNCTSRLRMVSHPVMLIYGKKDRFFHKYESILRERLQKPQTFWLDGFTHQLPTKAALQVNERIRKWIGEQQTENADPIPPTETDVHAGAFEAREDEQPRL from the coding sequence ATGAAACCGATGCCGGTGGCCGAAATAAACGGAGCGAAAATTCATTACCATGTAAAAGGAAACGGGCTTCCGATCGTATTTATTCACCCCCCGGTTGTGACAAGCGCCAATTTCCAATATCAAAGCGCCCAGCTTTCCGATGGCTGCAAGGTGATTTTGTTTGACATTCGGGGACACGGGATGAGTGAAGCATCCGAAGCGCCGCTGACCTATTCCTTGATTGCCGAGGATATCAAACAGCTGCTGGACTTTTTGGGCGAGGAGCGGGCGTATGTTTGCGGCTACTCCACCGGCGGTTCCATTGCCTTGGAGTTTATGCTTAAATACCCGCAGAGATGTCTGGGCGGCATCCTGATCAGCGGCATGTCGGAAATGAGCGACTGGCTGAACCGGAGCAGAATTCAATTGGGGATGGCGGCCTGCACGGCAAGGGCGAACAGGGCGCTGGCCCGAGCGATTGCGCTGGGAAATGCGGACAACTCCGTAACGTACGCCAATCTTTTCCGGACTGCGGTTCGTGGGAATATCCGAAAGTGGAGGGAATATTACCGGTACAGTCTGATATACAACTGCACTTCCCGACTAAGGATGGTTTCCCATCCGGTAATGTTAATATATGGTAAGAAAGATAGGTTTTTCCATAAATATGAGAGCATTCTGCGCGAACGTCTTCAAAAGCCCCAGACCTTCTGGTTGGACGGCTTTACCCACCAACTGCCCACGAAAGCGGCGCTGCAGGTGAACGAACGGATTCGGAAATGGATCGGCGAACAGCAGACCGAGAACGCCGACCCGATTCCACCGACCGAAACGGATGTGCATGCCGGCGCGTTTGAAGCACGCGAGGACGAACAACCCCGCTTATGA
- a CDS encoding YuiB family protein, whose translation MIQLVIAALLIFVLIFGIGFILNMLLKTTWLPIYGYLVLLAVLLYMNWDKQGSILQSAASYTYVDYIPAVGGLVGAIMSGWTIGTLRSKGYKMF comes from the coding sequence TTGATTCAATTGGTGATTGCCGCTCTATTGATTTTTGTGCTGATTTTCGGAATCGGTTTTATCTTGAACATGCTGCTGAAAACCACTTGGCTTCCGATTTATGGTTACCTTGTACTGCTTGCGGTTTTGTTGTACATGAACTGGGACAAACAGGGGTCGATCCTGCAGAGTGCTGCCTCCTATACTTATGTCGATTATATTCCGGCTGTCGGCGGTTTGGTCGGTGCGATAATGAGCGGTTGGACCATCGGGACCTTGCGCAGCAAAGGCTACAAAATGTTCTGA
- the hemQ gene encoding hydrogen peroxide-dependent heme synthase, with product MSEAAQTLEGWYALHDFRSIDWSAWRSLPAEERNNLKDELLSFLAKWSQAEQQKQGSTVIYSIVGQKADLVIMHLRETLEELNAVETEFNKSAFAQFTYPEYSYVSVVELSNYMGKPGEDPMQNPEIIARLKPILPKTKHICFYPMNKKREGNDNWYMLSMEQRRDMMRSHGMIGRTYAGKVKQIITGSVGFDDWEWGVTLFADDPLQFKKLVYEMRFDEVSARFGEFGGFYVGNLLTPDSAKQFLEI from the coding sequence ATGAGTGAAGCTGCACAAACGCTGGAGGGATGGTATGCCCTTCATGATTTCCGTTCGATCGACTGGAGCGCCTGGAGAAGCTTGCCGGCGGAGGAGCGAAACAACCTGAAAGATGAACTGTTGAGCTTTCTGGCCAAATGGTCGCAAGCCGAACAGCAAAAACAGGGAAGCACAGTCATCTATTCGATTGTTGGACAAAAAGCCGATTTGGTGATCATGCATCTGAGAGAGACGCTCGAAGAACTGAATGCCGTCGAAACCGAATTCAACAAATCCGCCTTTGCCCAATTCACATATCCTGAATATTCCTATGTTTCGGTGGTGGAATTAAGCAATTATATGGGCAAGCCGGGGGAAGACCCGATGCAGAATCCTGAGATCATCGCCCGCCTGAAGCCGATCCTTCCGAAAACCAAACATATCTGTTTTTACCCGATGAACAAAAAAAGGGAAGGAAACGACAATTGGTACATGCTGAGCATGGAGCAGCGGCGGGACATGATGAGAAGCCACGGGATGATCGGCAGAACGTACGCGGGCAAAGTCAAGCAGATCATTACCGGCTCGGTCGGATTCGACGATTGGGAGTGGGGCGTTACTTTATTCGCCGACGATCCGCTTCAATTTAAAAAGCTGGTATATGAAATGCGGTTTGATGAAGTCAGCGCCCGCTTCGGGGAGTTCGGCGGATTTTATGTGGGCAACCTGCTGACGCCGGATAGCGCGAAGC
- the trxA gene encoding thioredoxin has protein sequence MSIIKVSDQSFKSEVEAQGTGTVVVDFWAPWCAPCRMIAPVLEELDQEVGDKLKIAKLNVDDNPESASRYGVMSIPTLIVFKNGTPVDKIIGFQSKDALKNVIARHLS, from the coding sequence ATGTCGATTATAAAAGTGTCCGACCAATCCTTCAAAAGCGAGGTCGAGGCGCAAGGCACCGGCACAGTAGTTGTAGACTTCTGGGCCCCTTGGTGCGCACCTTGCCGAATGATTGCACCCGTGTTGGAGGAACTGGATCAGGAAGTGGGCGATAAATTGAAAATTGCCAAGCTGAATGTGGATGATAATCCGGAATCGGCTTCCCGTTACGGTGTAATGAGCATTCCGACGCTGATCGTTTTCAAGAATGGAACTCCGGTAGACAAAATCATCGGATTTCAATCCAAAGACGCACTCAAAAATGTTATCGCCAGACATTTGAGCTGA
- a CDS encoding DnaD domain protein, with product MKISNSLEYTENHRYYVYRDFSLSSLDYRMLHTIYQPLTGSWAIGLYLLMYQQLAADKIGYSALEQQRRLFLSLGLEPSEKGRKYLIEQTSKLEAVGLLQTSRKYLPANDDFIYEYRLVAPLSPDEFFRNQHLIMLLRDKVGKFMVLSLSEEFRQNEPEELEGLSLETQDLSMPFYELFKLNSQAVDLELEQALAEIAVSREQDRKPDIGIKEFQYADIITRFPRESMNRKHVESLKRMPHQLAAINYMANKFMLSLPEICRLLDEDGVFSEDGELQNHVFQQKANENFWQTKKRSEDREIYLQKALHKSGGNHAESVEVEEKPVDEPFFVAVPDKFKGQCDIRQYNTLLRNSPYTKVIGMFFPGSVPGNLLKILQNIDFNYKLNEEVINVLIHYLMVKNKPLNTGFIESIVSNLLSRQIETFEKAVEYFRESDKVKEKPLKKPGQARGARQKPKIPIVTHERDETPISEEELEEIKRMAEKLKK from the coding sequence ATGAAAATCTCGAATTCTTTGGAATACACGGAAAATCACCGTTATTATGTATATCGTGATTTTTCCTTGAGCAGCTTGGATTATCGCATGCTTCATACCATTTATCAGCCGTTGACCGGCTCATGGGCGATCGGCTTGTATTTGCTGATGTACCAGCAACTTGCCGCCGACAAAATCGGATATTCCGCTTTAGAGCAGCAGCGCAGGCTGTTTCTCTCGCTTGGCCTGGAGCCGAGCGAAAAAGGCAGGAAATATTTGATCGAACAAACCTCCAAGCTGGAAGCGGTCGGACTTTTGCAGACATCCCGCAAATATTTGCCCGCCAACGATGATTTTATTTATGAATATCGGTTGGTTGCGCCGCTTTCTCCGGACGAGTTTTTTCGAAACCAGCATTTGATCATGCTGCTGCGGGATAAAGTGGGCAAATTTATGGTGCTTTCGCTGAGTGAGGAATTCCGGCAGAACGAACCGGAGGAGCTTGAGGGACTTTCGCTGGAAACGCAGGATTTATCGATGCCCTTTTACGAATTGTTCAAGCTGAACAGCCAGGCTGTCGATTTGGAATTGGAGCAGGCGCTTGCCGAAATCGCCGTTTCCCGCGAACAGGACCGCAAGCCGGATATCGGGATTAAGGAATTTCAGTATGCCGATATCATCACCCGTTTTCCCAGGGAATCGATGAACCGCAAGCATGTTGAGAGTTTAAAACGGATGCCCCACCAGCTGGCGGCCATTAACTATATGGCGAACAAGTTCATGCTTTCGCTTCCGGAAATCTGCCGTTTACTGGATGAAGACGGAGTGTTCTCCGAGGATGGGGAGCTGCAAAACCACGTGTTCCAGCAAAAAGCGAATGAAAACTTCTGGCAGACAAAAAAACGCAGCGAGGACCGTGAAATTTATTTGCAGAAGGCGTTACATAAGAGCGGCGGCAACCATGCGGAAAGCGTAGAAGTGGAGGAAAAGCCGGTCGATGAACCGTTCTTTGTCGCGGTGCCGGACAAATTCAAGGGCCAATGCGATATCCGCCAGTACAACACGCTGCTGAGGAACTCGCCGTACACGAAGGTGATCGGGATGTTTTTTCCCGGCTCCGTGCCCGGAAATTTGTTGAAAATCCTGCAAAATATCGATTTTAATTATAAGCTGAATGAGGAAGTCATCAACGTCCTTATCCATTATTTGATGGTCAAGAACAAGCCGTTGAACACCGGATTTATCGAGAGCATCGTATCGAATTTGCTGAGCAGGCAAATCGAGACCTTCGAGAAAGCGGTTGAGTATTTCCGCGAATCGGACAAAGTCAAGGAAAAACCGCTCAAAAAACCCGGACAAGCGAGGGGCGCAAGACAGAAGCCGAAGATTCCGATCGTTACCCATGAGCGGGATGAGACGCCGATATCGGAGGAAGAGCTGGAAGAAATCAAGAGAATGGCGGAGAAATTAAAGAAGTGA